CGGGATTCATTTAATGCAGCTCTTGCCTCAGCTGGTGGTGCGGTAAAAGCTACCGAACTTGTGCTTGATGAAGGTTTGGCATTTGCATTGACCCGCCCACCAGGGCACCATGCAGGTTACAGAAAAGCTCGCGGATTTTGCCTGTTCAACAATATTGCTATTGCAGCAAGGTATGCACAATCTCGTGGATTTGAAAGAATTCTTATTGTGGACTGGGATGTTCATCATGGTAACGGTACACAGGAAATTTTCTATTCTGATCCAGGTGTACTGTATTTTTCAACCCATCTTTATCCATGGTTTCCAGGAACAGGATGGCTGGATGAGATCGGAGATGGTGATGCGCAGGGATTTAACATAAATGTACCACTACCACCTGGTTTAAACAATTCTGACTATATATACATATTTAAAAAGCTTCTTTTACCGATATCACTCCAATTTGATCCACAGATGATTATGGTTTCTGCAGGCATGGATTCATATTCCAGGGATCCTTTAGGGAACATGAATATAACTTCAGAGGGTTTTGGTGAACTTGCATCGATTGTCAGTTATATTGCATCAAAGACCTGTAACCGGATGGTGCTCGTGCTGGAAGGAGGATACATAGAAGAGGATCTTGCAAAATCTGTTCACAGAATCATCATTTCGCTGAATAATCAAAAAAGGATATCTTCAACAGATGGTCTCAATAGCAATGTATCACCAGAAGTTATTGAAAGGGTAAGGTTGGTAACTTCAATCCAGAAAAAATGGTGGAAGATCATTTAAAGCAAAGAAATTGAATTATGACTTATCTGGCTCTACAAGAGGTCCAAAACAAGTTTCAAATCTATGCTTCATTTGAGTCCAGGTAGGAAGGGATGTTTGACATCCGACAGACTCTACGACAAAGGAAGCTACTGTAGATCCTATCCTTCCACAGATCTCCAGAGGGTACCCTTCGGTATAGGCAACGAGAAAACCTGCTCTGTATCCGTCCCCGGCACCGGTTGGATCCGCAGCCTCGACTTCTACTACAGGTATCTGGTATTCTTTATCATCCATGTATACGACGCTTCCCCGGGAGTCATAGGTCACAATGACCACATCGACCATATTTTTAATATCTTCAAAAGATACATTCAAGATATTACATACTCTCTGTATCTCGTGCCTGTTGGAGAATAGGATATTTGTGTTTTCGAGTATTGTTCTCAGCCGGTCTTCTGAATAGGTAACAAGATCCTGCCCCGGATCAAATGATACAAATTTTGCCTTTTTTGCGATTCTTGAATTGAATACGGAATCTGCAGTGGCCAGATGGACAAAATCTACGCAAGGTGGTTCAAGTTCAGGAAATTTCCGGGATGCTCCCCAATGAAAATACGTACACTGATTATGCTCCTTATCGGTATAGACAAAGGCACTGGTGTTCTTTTCTCCTTCTATTGTATACATTAGTGACAGGTCTACACCTATATCCCTGAGATGGATTTCGTAGTCAGATCCCTCAAAATCCGGACCAACAGCTGAAATTAACTGACTTCTACCGCCAAGAGCTGCAATGGCAGCTGCCACATTGGCTGCACCTCCGCCATAAAATGTATTATAGTCTATGATTGGATATGATTCATTGGGGCCTGCTATTTTTTCAACACTGAACAGATAATCCAGTGAAGTATGGCCAACAACAGATATTTTGTCATGCATCAGACGTTCCTCATAATAAGGTCTTATTCAAACTCCACAACATCCACAACATTTAGGGGTACATCCCTTAGCGCTTTTCCAACAACGGACTTTGCTATTCTTGATGCATGTTCCTCGCTCTCAGCGTCAAATACTTTCATCTCCAGTGCAAGCCCTACAATGGCAGTATTTGCAGCAAGGAAAACACTGCTGAAAGGTTCTCCACATGCCGGGCATGTTGTTGTACCTACATCAACTTCTACAAAATCCAGTTTTGGATTCAATCTTTTTCCAGCTTCTGCGATTGCTACGCCTATAGCATCATCAGCTGATTTCACATCCCGTACCAACCAGGCAGCTTCAAGTGTAACATGGTAATTTGGCATATCATTCTCTCCGTTTGTGCGTGAATACTTCTTGTCTGTATATTAGTTTATATGTCTGTGATCTATATTATTTGTAGCAGATCTCTATTGAGGCTTTAAATAGTAAACAGGCTGTCGTCATCAACATCAAAAAGACCAAGCCTTGCACCTGAATCCAGCCAGGCATGTCCGTAGCTAAAGCAGACGAGGGCATTTACTAAATCATTTATCTGCATAAAATGTTTACCGTCTTTATAGTAGGAAAGGGCCATTGTATAAAAATCTTCAGCAACATTGTGCAGGTGTGATTTTTCTATGGGTGCATAGTCTGCCTTTTCAAGTGCTGAATTTAGAAGCTTTTCATACCGGTTAACTTTTTCGGCCAGTTCAGCAGCCAATTTATCACCATGATCCATATATGATTTGAAAATTAAACATCATCTGTTAGCTCCGAATATTTTCTTGAAAAGTCCTCCCTCATTATCTCCTGAGCTGCGTGAAGGTTTTCTTTTTGGAGGTGGATTAGGCACTTTTTCTGTGTTTTCAGAAAGTGCTTCCAGGGGAGGGGGTGATGTTTCAGGAGGAGTGTAAGTTGTCTTTTTATCTGCATTGAATGCCCCTTTAACAACATCCACAGATTCCCCTCCATGTTTTGTTTTCCTTATCCTAACATCAATAAGTATAGGCCTTTCAATATCATTGCTCACCAGCATTGCTACACCGGGAGGAAGTCTTTTTAACTCTTCTTCTACATAGGAGTTTACCCCTTCAAGACCTTTGCTTATAGATTTAAGGTCATTGGGATTTGTTACTTTCATGATGATCTGGGTTCCACATTGAGATAGTACATTCTTATCAATTCTTGCAGGTCTTTGCGAAATCACCATCAAGCCCAGTCCAAATTTTCTTCCTTCAGAGGCAATGGTTCTAAGTATCTCCGAACTTGGAGTTTTGCTGAATCCCCTTTCTGGAGCAAAATTATGTGCTTCCTCTACAACAAGCATTGCTGGAGGTATTCTGTTCAATTTGCGAGCCTCAAACATAGAAGAACATAACTGGGATACTATCATTCCCTGCATTGTGGGTGTAACACCTTTAAAATCAATTATTGAAGCTTTCCCCTTTTGTATAAGTTCATCAATGGTCGTTGGGTTGGTTGATAGTATTTCACTCTCTTTGATCTCTTCAAGGTAGTTAACAACATTCCACCTTGCTTTGCTCTCATTATTTGCAACTTCAAAGATGATATCCTCAAGAGTATATGTTTCCATTTCTGAGCGGACTTTCTGTATAGATTCATAGAGTATTCCAGTATGTGTACTTGTGGAATTTTCAGGAAATATAGCTGTAATATCCTTCACACTCAGATTCATGCCGTTTAACCTGAACACCTCATCAGCATCAGGGTTTATTGCCATGTTTGCTGGTGTATATACTTTTATCCGGGATCCGTAACCCTTTGAGGATACTCTATATTTTTTCTGATCTGCTGTATTGATCGATCCTTCATTTTTCAGGGACGCATATTCACTATGTGGATCTATTATCAGAAGTGGAATTTTTTTATCAAGCAGTTCTTCCAGAAGTACGCTGGCTGTGTATGATTTACCACTTCCTGTTTTTGCCAGTATACTGCAGTGT
Above is a genomic segment from Methanosalsum zhilinae DSM 4017 containing:
- a CDS encoding histone deacetylase family protein, with translation MVYIIYHPDSLKHNTGWHPESASRLKAIMDKLEENGIFEDNPLVIPQYADLSLIENVHDLDYIKSVEEHCMREIPLDPDTVVSRDSFNAALASAGGAVKATELVLDEGLAFALTRPPGHHAGYRKARGFCLFNNIAIAARYAQSRGFERILIVDWDVHHGNGTQEIFYSDPGVLYFSTHLYPWFPGTGWLDEIGDGDAQGFNINVPLPPGLNNSDYIYIFKKLLLPISLQFDPQMIMVSAGMDSYSRDPLGNMNITSEGFGELASIVSYIASKTCNRMVLVLEGGYIEEDLAKSVHRIIISLNNQKRISSTDGLNSNVSPEVIERVRLVTSIQKKWWKII
- a CDS encoding helicase HerA domain-containing protein, with protein sequence MVKDSVGVIVGKTGTLDFKFLVSESTAVRRGDYIKIWHETDGWVLAQVVSLIRSSDTYSFEEAKSGKKPDRNEEHIIGDVTVIGSRNKNGLLKAPAIPFSPGDKVYKADENLICSVLGLSGKDMYIGLLDGTDVPVNLSINSLVQKHCSILAKTGSGKSYTASVLLEELLDKKIPLLIIDPHSEYASLKNEGSINTADQKKYRVSSKGYGSRIKVYTPANMAINPDADEVFRLNGMNLSVKDITAIFPENSTSTHTGILYESIQKVRSEMETYTLEDIIFEVANNESKARWNVVNYLEEIKESEILSTNPTTIDELIQKGKASIIDFKGVTPTMQGMIVSQLCSSMFEARKLNRIPPAMLVVEEAHNFAPERGFSKTPSSEILRTIASEGRKFGLGLMVISQRPARIDKNVLSQCGTQIIMKVTNPNDLKSISKGLEGVNSYVEEELKRLPPGVAMLVSNDIERPILIDVRIRKTKHGGESVDVVKGAFNADKKTTYTPPETSPPPLEALSENTEKVPNPPPKRKPSRSSGDNEGGLFKKIFGANR
- a CDS encoding DUF357 domain-containing protein: MAAELAEKVNRYEKLLNSALEKADYAPIEKSHLHNVAEDFYTMALSYYKDGKHFMQINDLVNALVCFSYGHAWLDSGARLGLFDVDDDSLFTI
- a CDS encoding DUF555 domain-containing protein, producing the protein MPNYHVTLEAAWLVRDVKSADDAIGVAIAEAGKRLNPKLDFVEVDVGTTTCPACGEPFSSVFLAANTAIVGLALEMKVFDAESEEHASRIAKSVVGKALRDVPLNVVDVVEFE
- a CDS encoding carbohydrate kinase family protein — encoded protein: MHDKISVVGHTSLDYLFSVEKIAGPNESYPIIDYNTFYGGGAANVAAAIAALGGRSQLISAVGPDFEGSDYEIHLRDIGVDLSLMYTIEGEKNTSAFVYTDKEHNQCTYFHWGASRKFPELEPPCVDFVHLATADSVFNSRIAKKAKFVSFDPGQDLVTYSEDRLRTILENTNILFSNRHEIQRVCNILNVSFEDIKNMVDVVIVTYDSRGSVVYMDDKEYQIPVVEVEAADPTGAGDGYRAGFLVAYTEGYPLEICGRIGSTVASFVVESVGCQTSLPTWTQMKHRFETCFGPLVEPDKS